A region of Lycium barbarum isolate Lr01 chromosome 3, ASM1917538v2, whole genome shotgun sequence DNA encodes the following proteins:
- the LOC132631893 gene encoding protein SHORTAGE IN CHIASMATA 1, translated as MRTRFLNTDFFNSAPVSPLDFLRLPLPHLPTSNTSTFDDLHCFHKLPTLSNIDVEIERFPIDETLSCLFSYVFPHRIHVELAEFADPLPFAGKHDFDEQTSGITNSEGTMVSYGKGKNNLEMVQFEIPELDSSSLPLLEDIPYFGKENMSIPSQISDDENKLDMPDLEVRLQHSLDTLQSICSVDDICSVSFLEKSSDLMEDSDFSQGKYHSSIDVFPLLEVDEAGLGIVSDNFIKEKVLIFENIELQCETPESEGMGNGNELLNSTKFDTFQHLSNGSLTMDCLEVEVPCLNFSLEMDLISIIELEKNSVIHQGIENDGPIWVGSLITFDELQFFDSDLYTFCEFLSEAKVDIEDTCDLMLREAENFRNFDELVVFHELIPVDNSFGSLPVPLVSENGNIKSLHFCIKEILAELEPQSFSMSDGLYLDWHFVEEEKFKCREDFFNLSGEIDANNIDLCLNFIDNDMLVSDFFFSSDSPQKPKRVESKEMLSLPSNDIPVSPMPHNIEVSTKLLKDGKFSTEGVSSQYISKKASLFADSWSEFNDLDFFLNPKEHGRDKDYKPADSSVDTNAMGQGRFLPSATTSVQPQQWNIKVHQVLLSSDILLLIDDLRKIFQVIFERRRDLIETQDPSQAVDDIAILRLSKKKLINLIKKRSVCRTSLFQDGDNTMSLVTLSAIKQMVWYLCYYGLHTTYLYIEKLYRSLKGLDSKLDFLYNFIKDVHQKVEKDIHKFHPSLSVIKDILQAHMSKGSSKILIVAEPVFWWSVKKLLTSMNISFSQPQNRQKDDFYKLEDASQMIHESHCCLVTQEHLFAPFPFDKFEIILEYGGSQGSSKVSSISPKSDRVPPLHFLKVEMEDPSVAKALCDGVDMPNTDEPRMEGGPHSFSTLNEIDVTFEELLNFLPVEKNLKGGSMEALLGNEACSAISQHAVFSLRSEQNCGSADGCPETIIIVNTHNFDKEMVISRRSTYQKILAFEKKGVQVVERDLRQPVDIIVSASACLAWYDSKNIAKKATAPDEAFSCLPLCVENIAASILTSLSFSFSGCILVFEGEGDFISGIMESSDELYAAAASLGMDIQIFYSYTSEMTEEIILSCIELSSRTSRGLYSKMPESQTLAESFLTAFPSINSLSAHAMLSSVGLLVEFLEWTREHRIHAVQKYQVPVESITLLSALSRFGEREDSKSGMTDCSSSVSSAPDSESLHFKRTYGGTKRKTTWDNENLNMPKSELFDFDPPRTFSKGRLHHPRASGLRDSLVSEDINLFDEFGKSSLSFDDEPCVHRQLLDTYVTKDLFDVTELCDYQMRKNPQMVGGELNKFEASQIDKCLHPKERVDVGMMNKLDRQNNYSGNLKEDITGEVINIDDTVASGKAFHNAKYKSFSTQAHAMETHTTVPTAAKKLFFGASDFQEFPTTVEIDSSPDGCTCVRDLGQGSRQGMGQHLNAGFNHNKIQFKHQKWVPEEGISQKVNLSDLMKQEKNNACYGETPLSNALQSTRLQQGSPWTIEFLNRIREKSRSRQQSLPCDLSAPCYGYLSKSSKVTKRKSPSTLELYKYQGNSFPEAATRRKRHMKGMQLPASTSEKVSDRPILSWTPTDKRAKRELSFATNGNGGQSKLVWSDKNSHAFGRRY; from the exons ATGCGAACTCGATTTCTCAACACAGATTTCTTCAATTCGGCTCCAGTTTCGCCGTTGGATTTCCTTCGCCTCCCTCTTCCTCATCTCCCTACTTCCAACACCTCCACATTCGATGATCTTCATTGTTTTCACAAACTTCCTACACTTAGTAATATCGATGTCGAAATCGAGAGATTTCCAATTGATGAAACTCTCTCTTGCTTATTCTCATATGTTTTTCCACACAGGATTCATGTTGAACTTGCCGAGTTCGCAGATCCTCTGCCTTTCGCTGGAAAACATGACTTTGATGAGCAAACAAGTGGAATTACAAATTCAGAG GGGACTATGGTTTCCTATGGCAAGGGGAAGAACAATCTTGAAATGGTCCAATTTGAGATTCCAGAGCTGGATTCATCCTCACTTCCGTTG CTTGAAGACATCCCTTATTTTGGAAAGGAGAACATGTCGATTCCCTCTCAGATTTCAGATGATGAAAATAAGCTG GATATGCCCGATCTTGAAGTTAGGCTGCAACATTCCCTTGACACTCTGCAATCTATTTGTTCAGTGGATGACATCTGTTCTGTGTCTTTTCTGGAGAAAAGCTCTGATTTGATGGAAGATAGTGATTTCAGTCAGGGGAAATATCATTCTAGTATTGATGTCTTTCCTCTTCTTGAGGTGGATGAGGCAGGTTTGGGTATTGTCAGTGATAACTTTATAAAGGAGAAAGTACTAATATTTGAAAATATTGAGCTTCAGTGTGAGACACCAGAAAGTGAAGGAATGGGTAACGGAAATGAGCTTTTGAATTCCACAAAGTTTGACACATTCCAACACCTGTCAAATGGTAGTTTAACAATGGACTGCCTTGAAGTTGAGGTTCCGTGCTTGAACTTCTCTTTAGAGATGGATCTGATAAGTATTATTGAGCTTGAGAAAAACTCGGTGATCCATCAAGGCATAGAAAATGATGGTCCAATATGGGTAGGGAGCCTGATCACTTTTGATGAATTGCAATTCTTTGATTCAGACCTTTATACTTTTTGTGAATTCCTGTCTGAAGCAaaagtagatattgaagatacaTGTGACCTGATGTTGAGGGAGGCTGAGAACTTCAGGAACTTTGACGAATTGGTTGTTTTCCATGAACTCATCCCTGTGGATAATTCTTTCGGATCATTGCCTGTGCCACTAGTTTCTGAGAATGGAAATATAAAGTCATTGCACTTCTGTATTAAGGAAATCCTGGCTGAGTTGGAGCCACAGTCTTTCTCTATGTCTGATGGATTATACTTGGATTGGCATTTTGTGGAAGAAGAGAAATTCAAGTGTCGAGAAGACTTCTTCAATTTATCGGGAGAGATAGATGCTAACAACATTGACCTTTGCTTGAACTTTATCGACAATGATATGCTTGTATCAGACTTTTTTTTCTCTAGTGATAGTCCACAAAAACCAAAGAGAGTGGAGAGCAAAGAAATGTTGAGTTTACCTTCCAATGACATTCCTGTTTCTCCCATGCCTCATAACATAGAAGTGTCGACTAAGTTGCTGAAGGATGGAAAGTTCTCAACTGAAGGAGTATCATCTCAATATATTTCTAAAAAGGCATCTTTGTTTGCTGACTCCTGGTCAGAGTTTAATGATCTTGATTTTTTCTTAAATCCAAAAGAGCATGGTAGAGACAAAGATTATAAACCAGCTGACAGTTCCGTTGATACTAATGCCATGGGCCAGGGCAGGTTTCTCCCTTCTGCTACCACATCAGTGCAACCTCAGCAGTGGAATATCAAGGTGCATCAAGTATTGTTGTCTTCTGATATTCTACTTCTAATTGATGATCTTAGGAAAATCTTTCAAGTTATCTTTGAAAGACGGAGAGATTTAATTGAGACTCAGGATCCATCTCAAGCTGTGGACGATATTGCTATTCTCCGCCTTTCAAAGAAAAAGCTCATCAACTTGATTAAGAAAAGAAGTGTGTGCAGAACTTCTTTGTTCCAGGATGGTGATAACACAATGTCATTGGTCACATTGTCTGCGATCAAACAGATGGTGTGGTATCTGTGCTACTATGGTCTGCATACAACCTATCTATACATAGAAAAGTTGTACAGAAGCTTAAAGGGATTGGACTCTAAACTTGACTTCCTCTACAACTTCATAAAAGATGTGCATCAGAAGGTTGAAAAAGATATACATAAGTTCCATCCATCTCTTTCTGTTATTAAGGATATACTGCAGGCGCATATGAGCAAGGGTAGTTCAAAAATATTGATTGTGGCTGAGCCAGTGTTCTGGTGGTCAGTGAAGAAACTGTTAACTTCCATGAATATTTCATTTAGTCAACCACAGAATAGACAGAAGGATGATTTTTACAAATTAGAAGATGCCAGCCAAATGATTCACGAATCACATTGCTGTTTAGTAACCCAAGA GCATCTGTTTGCCCCATTTCCATTTGACAAATTTGAAATTATCTTGGAATATGGAGGTTCGCAAGGATCATCGAAAGTATCTTCCATCTCACCAAAGTCAGATAGAGTTCCTCCACTTCATTTCCTTAAGGTGGAGATGGAGGACCCCAGTGTTGCAAAAGCACTTTGTGATGGCGTTGACATGCCCAACACAGATGAACCTAGAATG GAAGGAGGTCCTCACTCTTTCTCTACTCTCAATGAGATTGACGTTACATTTGAAGAACTGCTGAATTTCCTTCCGGTGGAAAAGAACTTGAAGGGTGGAAGCATGGAAGCATTACTGGGAAATGAAGCTTGCTCTGCTATATCTCAACATGCAGTGTTCAGTTTAAGATCTGAGCAAAACTGCGGAAGCGCAGATGGCTGTCCTGAGACAATCATTATAGTTAACACACACAACTTTGATAAGGAAATGGTAATTTCAAGGAGAAGTACATACCAAAAGATTCTTGCATTTGAGAAGAAAGGAGTACAGGTCGTAGAGCGTGATCTACGTCAGCCTGTTGATATTATAGTCAGTGCATCAGCTTGCCTTGCCTGGTATGACAGCAAAAACATTGCAAAGAAAGCTACTGCACCCGACGAGGCTTTTTCTTGCTTGCCTCTGTGTGTTGAGAATATTGCAGCAAGTATTTTGACGTCACTCAGTTTTTCTTTCAGTGGCTGCATCCTG GTCTTTGAGGGAGAAGGCGACTTTATATCAGGAATTATGGAGTCATCTGATGAGCTCTATGCTGCTGCTGCTAGCTTGGGCATGGATATACAGATCTTTTATTCATATACTTCTGAGATGACTGAGGAGATCATATTATCTTGTATCGAACTTTCGTCGAGGACAAGCAGAGGGCTCTACTCTAAGATGCCTGAGTCACAAACACTGGCAGAATCATTCCTTACTGCATTTCCTTCAATCAATTCACTCTCAGCTCATGCAATGTTGTCTTCAGTGGGCTTGCTTGTTGAGTTTCTAGAATGGACACGTGAACACAGAATTCATGCAGTTCAGAAATATCAGGTTCCTGTTGAAAGCATCACATTACTGAGTGCTTTGAGCAGATTTGGGGAGCGGGAAGATTCTAAATCGGGAATGACAGATTGCTCCTCTTCAGTTTCTTCTGCTCCAGACTCTGAAAGTCTTCATTTCAAACGCACCTATGGGGGGACAAAAAGAAAAACCACCTGGGATAATGAGAATCTGAATATGCCTAAAAGTGAATTATTTGATTTTGATCCACCAAGAACATTTTCTAAAGGCAGATTGCATCATCCCAGAGCATCTGGCCTGCGTGATTCCTTGGTTTCAGAAGATATCAACTTGTTTGATGAATTTGGGAAGTCTAGCTTATCATTTGACGATGAACCGTGTGTTCACAGACAGTTATTAGACACCTATGTCACAAAAGATCTTTTTGACGTAACTGAGCTCTGTGACTATCAGATGAGAAAAAATCCACAGATGGTAGGTGGTGAGTTAAATAAATTCGAGGCCTCACAAATTGATAAGTGTTTGCATCCAAAAGAGAGAGTTGATGTCGGTATGATGAACAAATTGGATAGACAAAACAACTATTCAGGAAATCTTAAAGAGGACATCACAGGTGAGGTTATTAACATTGATGATACTGTCGCATCTGGAAAAGCTTTCCATAATGCAAAATACAAGTCCTTTTCTACCCAGGCGCATGCAATGGAAACTCATACAACAGTTCCTACAGCTGCCAAAAAACTCTTTTTTGGAGCAAGTGATTTCCAAGAATTTCCAACCACTGTGGAAATTGACTCTAGCCCAGATGGCTGCACTTGTGTGAGAGACCTTGGTCAAGGATCAAGGCAAGGAATGGGACAGCATTTAAATGCAGGCTTCAATCATAATAAGATTCAATTTAAGCACCAGAAATGGGTCCCAGAAGAGGGTATATCCCAGAAAGTTAATCTGAGTGATCTGATGAAGCAAGAAAAAAATAATGCCTGTTATGGCGAGACACCACTCTCAAACGCACTTCAATCCACTCGATTGCAGCAAGGTTCACCCTGGACAATTGAATTTCTGAACAGAATCAGGGAAAAGAGTCGGTCACGCCAGCAATCTCTCCCATGCGACTTATCAGCCCCTTGTTACGGATACCTCAGTAAATCATCAAAAGTTACAAAGAGAAAGAGTCCATCTACTCTGGAACTTTACAAGTACCAAGGAAACAGTTTCCCAGAGGCAGCAACCAGGAGAAAGAGGCATATGAAGGGCATGCAGCTACCAGCATCCACTAGTGAGAAGGTTTCAGATCGTCCTATTCTATCATGGACACCCACTGATAAGAGAGCAAAACGG GAGCTATCCTTTGCAACAAATGGAAACGGAGGGCAATCTAAACTGGTATGGAGTGACAAGAACTCTCATGCATTTGGCAGAAGATATTAA